The following coding sequences lie in one Haematobia irritans isolate KBUSLIRL chromosome 3, ASM5000362v1, whole genome shotgun sequence genomic window:
- the LOC142229939 gene encoding uncharacterized protein LOC142229939: protein MSGFNSKDLIREVKCRPGIYNRDLLEHPKREHKHQLWLEVGEKLTPQEDWDSYTDIEKDARVDEIQAKWKHIRDHFYRELKLVNSADANKKRKYVYFEEMEFMKPYVGYKLTGANKAKTESVDGDNMSQYYMEENDTDEVMEELLKSTDSIEEDRHSPDLRRNPKRNVKPTPKAVVLQKTPPTTTPSAPPKFRKTPKDVIKNFDVLKKTNVHPASSTTASSSATSGPGPVPSFKIRDGDISFCLSLVPTFRKLGDSAKLRAKIEMLKILHKYVESAERTKSGPMAITRATNAETNQMTDDNDMPEDHLEELDETINVKHEENDDPLHGSSGNTKAWWT from the exons ATGTCCGGCTTTAACTCCAAGGACCTAATAAGAGAAGTCAAATGCCGCCCTGGTATATATAATAGGGATCTTCTTGAACATCCGAAAAGAGAACACAAGCATCAACTTTGGTTGGAAGTAGGCGAAAAGTTGACCCCACAAGAGGATTGGGATTCGTATACCGACATTGAGAAGGACGCTAGAG TTGATGAAATTCAGGCCAAATGGAAACATATTCGTGACCATTTCTATCGGGAACTGAAACTGGTAAATTCCGCTGATGCAAATAAAAAACGGAAGTATGTGTATTTCGAGGAAATGGAATTTATGAAGCCCTATGTCGGATATAAATTAACCGGGGCAAATAAGGCGAAAACAGAATCAGTGGACGGTGACAATATGAGCCAGTATTATATGGAGGAGAACGATACAGACGAAGTAATGGAAGAATTGCTTAAATCAACTGACAGCATTGAAGAAGACCGACATTCACCAGATTTAAGAAGAAATCCCAAACGAAACGTTAAACCCACACCAAAGGCGGTAGTTTTACAAAAAACCccaccaacaacaacaccatcaGCACCGCCTAAGTTTCGCAAAACtcctaaagatgtcattaaaaactttGATGTTTTGAAGAAGACCAATGTTCATCCTGCTTCGAGTACGACAGCTAGTTCTAGTGCTACATCAGGACCGGGACCGGTGCCATCTTTTAAAATACGTGATGGCGATATATCATTCTGTCTATCGTTGGTCCCTACCTTTAGAAAATTAGGGGATAGTGCAAAATTAAGGGCCAAAATTGAAATGCTCAAAATACTTCATAAATATGTGGAAAGTGCCGAGAGAACGAAAAGTGGGCCAATGGCTATTACCAGAGCAACTAATGCCGAAACCAATCAAATGACTGACGACAACGATATGCCAGAAGATCACTTGGAGGAATTAGATGAAACAATTAATGTAAAACACGAAGAAAATGACGATCCACTACATGGTTCAAGTGGCAATACAAAGGCATGGTGGACTTAA
- the LOC142228633 gene encoding uncharacterized protein LOC142228633 gives MDSTRKAKKYLADSNPRDLIREIKRRPGLYNKEKLEQPRREHKMQLWMEVAESLTNSDLWDSFTEEEKGAKVDEVQHKWKHLRNHFLREVKLIRSGQAHTKRKYIYYNDMEFMTPFVGLKLSGKLRRSNRSTDSMDDDDYSDNDHNKTNDETNIEYEPQKIPRRVNKVEGRKLPQYTPSPKELTKEQKLVINKFDGLKRISEKIRRPPSVPTVTQVKKPLPSISMRDGDVSFCLSLVPTMRKLDESQRLKAKIEILTILHKFVEPENRSRVLKRQREVNQHNNQECEDAYEVNYENNQSEVDEKNNIVWWT, from the exons ATGGATTCGACAAGAAAAGCGAAAAAATATCTGGCTGATTCCAATCCAAGGGATCTTATAAGAGAAATAAAACGACGACCAGGCCTatataataaagagaaacttgaACAACCACGGCGAGAACATAAGATGCAATTATGGATGGAGGTGGCCGAAAGTTTAACAAATTCAGATTTATGGGATTCATTTACGGAAGAAGAGAAAGGAGCTAAAG tGGATGAGGTTCAGCACAAATGGAAACATTTGCGTAATCACTTTCTACGCGAAGTGAAATTAATTAGGTCCGGGCAAGCTCATACAAAGAGAAAATACATTTACTACAATGACATGGAATTTATGACCCCTTTTGTCGGTCTGAAGTTATCTGGCAAACTTAGACGAAGTAACAGATCTACAGATTCAATGGATGATGATGACTACAGTGATAACGACCACAATAAGACAAATGATGAAACAAACATTGAATATGAGCCACAGAAGATTCCTCGACGGGTCAATAAAGTTGAAGGAAGAAAACTACCGCAATATACACCCAGTCCCAAAGAGTTAACGAAGGAACAAAAATTAGTCATAAACAAATTTGATGGATtaaaacgaatttcggaaaagatTCGTCGCCCACCAAGTGTTCCAACGGTAACCCAAGTGAAGAAGCCACTACCATCAATAAGTATGCGTGATGGTGATGTATCGTTTTGCCTTTCATTGGTTCCAACAATGCGCAAACTAGATGAAAGCCAAAGACTGAAggccaaaattgaaattctcACAATTCTTCACAAATTTGTTGAACCCGAAAACAGAAGTCGTGTTTTGAAAAGGCAGCGCGAAGTTAACCAACATAATAATCAGGAGTGTGAAGACGCGTATGAAGTAAATTATGAAAACAATCAATCTGAGgtagatgaaaaaaataatattgtttggtggacataa